A window of the Teredinibacter franksiae genome harbors these coding sequences:
- a CDS encoding ankyrin repeat domain-containing protein produces MLKKDIKGFFKAVRASDLELVKELHNKIPELVNACHTAPPKKDDGQSPLHVAYKTGNYEIADYLISQGADVNFIEQSTSNEWNAPVIHDCIRGVAFNTYGLTENEDDFNIALKALQNIIVNGASVNSEDSYGNTCLARAILDTKQIIDREFTDEIANIVYAQYKALFRVLLGAGADPDIKTDKRQSAHELIERFKLNKYNLV; encoded by the coding sequence ATGTTAAAGAAGGATATTAAAGGCTTTTTTAAAGCTGTTAGAGCTAGTGATCTAGAACTGGTGAAAGAACTCCATAATAAAATTCCGGAGCTCGTTAATGCTTGCCATACTGCACCACCCAAAAAAGATGATGGGCAATCTCCTTTACATGTTGCGTACAAAACCGGGAATTATGAAATAGCAGATTACCTAATATCCCAAGGTGCAGATGTTAATTTTATTGAGCAATCCACAAGCAATGAATGGAATGCTCCAGTAATTCATGACTGCATAAGAGGTGTCGCTTTCAATACGTATGGTTTGACTGAAAATGAAGATGATTTCAATATTGCTCTTAAGGCTCTTCAGAATATTATCGTAAATGGTGCTTCAGTAAACTCCGAAGATTCCTATGGCAATACCTGTTTAGCGAGAGCAATCTTGGATACTAAGCAAATCATTGATAGAGAGTTTACGGATGAAATAGCCAATATTGTTTACGCACAATATAAAGCGTTATTCCGCGTATTACTCGGAGCAGGTGCAGATCCAGATATAAAAACAGATAAAAGGCAAAGTGCTCATGAACTCATAGAGCGTTTTAAATTAAATAAATACAACTTGGTTTAA
- a CDS encoding transposase: MANFIDTNINQTVFLDINFLDQLGTDNFDFYMYTLLNTDKIIDGFLSRYKNSNVGRKAYPPELLLRVIFSAYYRGITSSRVIAKLCTTDLTFMALAVGTTPHFTTIANFVSGNCEAIKELFHKILLICDESGLIGKEHFAIDGCKLPTDASKQWSGTHPELEKKSTKMRARAERIVDKHLESDSTKNNQSGHYKKDMQTVETLLKTADKIDGFLAENEPRIGHSKSKKEVQSNITDNESCKMTTSKGTIQ, encoded by the coding sequence ATGGCCAACTTCATCGATACAAATATAAATCAAACCGTTTTTCTGGATATCAATTTCCTTGACCAGCTTGGTACGGATAATTTTGATTTCTATATGTATACTCTTCTGAATACAGACAAAATTATTGATGGTTTCCTCAGTCGATATAAAAATAGTAATGTTGGCCGCAAGGCCTACCCTCCTGAGCTTCTCCTTCGCGTTATCTTTAGTGCCTATTATCGAGGAATCACCTCCAGTCGAGTGATTGCTAAGCTATGCACAACTGATTTGACGTTCATGGCCCTGGCTGTTGGTACCACGCCACACTTTACAACTATTGCAAATTTCGTCTCGGGTAATTGTGAGGCAATTAAGGAGTTGTTTCACAAAATTCTACTCATTTGCGATGAGAGTGGTTTAATTGGTAAGGAGCATTTTGCTATTGACGGATGCAAGCTTCCTACCGATGCTTCCAAGCAATGGAGTGGAACCCATCCTGAGCTGGAAAAGAAGTCTACTAAGATGCGTGCTAGAGCCGAAAGAATCGTGGATAAGCACCTGGAATCGGACTCTACAAAGAATAATCAAAGCGGCCATTATAAAAAGGATATGCAAACGGTAGAAACCTTGCTAAAGACAGCCGATAAAATTGATGGTTTTCTGGCTGAGAATGAACCTCGTATAGGGCATTCAAAAAGTAAGAAAGAGGTACAGAGTAACATCACGGATAATGAGTCGTGTAAAATGACCACTAGTAAAGGCACAATTCAATGA
- a CDS encoding transposase, translated as MTAADEKHQIIIEARAFGVGQEQITLKPMVESIKDKFEEDVFSAGCVLTADTGYCSEDNLQFLHDENIKSVIPDNQFRMRDPVYSDSETFKAHKKKRQETRTDNKKTRDVFPGSEFVIDFVKKEAVCPNGKEMIYLGDDFETKSGPHMRFRGYLKDCRECPLQEQCMQKEVKSQGRQISVLIESKRRVTQLDKMKKIIDSDDGKKMYSKRMYTIEPVFGNICSNKGLDKLSLRGESKVTAQWQLYCMVHNAEKLWRYAS; from the coding sequence GTGACTGCTGCGGACGAGAAGCATCAGATTATTATTGAAGCAAGAGCCTTTGGTGTCGGTCAAGAACAGATTACGTTGAAACCGATGGTCGAGAGTATTAAAGACAAATTTGAAGAAGATGTATTTTCCGCTGGATGTGTATTAACAGCTGATACAGGATATTGTAGTGAAGATAACCTACAGTTTTTGCACGATGAGAATATTAAATCTGTCATACCAGACAATCAATTTAGAATGAGAGACCCGGTTTATTCGGACTCAGAAACGTTTAAAGCGCACAAGAAAAAACGGCAGGAAACCAGAACAGATAACAAAAAAACAAGAGACGTCTTTCCGGGTAGCGAGTTTGTAATTGATTTTGTTAAGAAGGAAGCTGTGTGTCCTAATGGTAAAGAGATGATCTATTTGGGTGATGATTTCGAAACTAAAAGTGGACCCCACATGCGATTCCGAGGTTATTTGAAAGACTGCCGAGAATGCCCATTGCAAGAGCAATGTATGCAGAAAGAAGTCAAAAGTCAGGGGCGACAAATATCAGTTTTAATCGAATCGAAAAGAAGAGTGACACAGTTAGATAAAATGAAAAAGATCATCGATAGTGATGATGGTAAAAAAATGTATAGCAAGCGAATGTATACAATCGAACCGGTCTTTGGGAATATTTGTAGCAACAAAGGTTTAGACAAATTGAGCTTGCGAGGGGAAAGCAAGGTGACGGCGCAATGGCAGTTGTATTGTATGGTACATAATGCCGAGAAGTTATGGAGGTATGCCTCATAG
- a CDS encoding TrmH family RNA methyltransferase: protein MDNSKSTVRQRADEIKEYQCKNLIAVLENPMDIKNIGSVIRNANALGVEKIYVVDSRKSLPDDWEELRERKSLSKISVSASKWTFVKRFDSTEECLEHLEKNRFTSVVTSPHVKGRDNFVLHEADYTQPKLAVWFGNESRGISDIVVERSEFCVSIPMFGMIESLNLATTTGIVLYEVTKQRRDYQAKYKRANRKA from the coding sequence ATGGATAACTCAAAGAGTACAGTTCGTCAGAGAGCGGATGAAATTAAAGAATACCAATGTAAAAATCTAATTGCAGTTTTAGAAAATCCGATGGATATAAAAAACATTGGATCTGTCATTAGAAATGCAAACGCTCTTGGCGTAGAAAAAATATATGTAGTAGATTCTCGTAAGTCCTTACCTGATGACTGGGAAGAACTAAGAGAACGCAAATCACTCTCAAAGATATCGGTATCCGCTTCAAAATGGACTTTTGTTAAGCGTTTTGACAGCACTGAAGAATGTTTAGAGCATCTCGAGAAAAATCGATTTACATCTGTAGTAACTTCGCCTCACGTCAAGGGAAGAGACAACTTTGTACTTCATGAGGCTGACTATACTCAACCGAAGCTTGCAGTGTGGTTCGGGAATGAATCTCGAGGTATAAGCGATATTGTAGTAGAACGAAGTGAGTTTTGCGTATCAATACCAATGTTCGGCATGATAGAGAGCTTAAATTTGGCCACTACTACGGGTATAGTCCTTTATGAAGTCACAAAGCAAAGACGTGACTACCAGGCTAAATACAAACGTGCAAACAGAAAAGCCTAA
- a CDS encoding transposase gives MTAADEKHQIIIEARAFGVGQEQITLKPMVESIKDKFEEDVFSAGCVLTADTGYCSEDNLQFLHDENIKSVIPDNQFRMRDPVYSDSETFKAHKKKRQKTRTDNKKTRDVFPGSEFVIDFVKKEAVCPNGKEMIYLGDDFETKSGPHMRFRGYLKDCRECPLQEQCMQKEVKSQGRQISVLIESKRRVTQLDKMKKIIDSDDGKKMYSKRMYTIEPVFGNICSNKGLDKLSLRGESKVTAQWQLYCMVHNAEKLWRYAT, from the coding sequence GTGACTGCTGCGGACGAGAAGCATCAGATTATTATTGAAGCAAGAGCCTTTGGTGTCGGTCAAGAACAGATTACGTTGAAACCGATGGTCGAGAGTATTAAAGACAAATTTGAAGAAGATGTATTTTCCGCTGGATGTGTATTAACAGCTGATACAGGATACTGTAGTGAAGATAACCTACAGTTTTTACACGATGAGAATATTAAATCTGTCATACCAGACAATCAATTTAGAATGAGAGACCCGGTTTACTCCGACTCAGAAACGTTTAAAGCGCACAAGAAAAAACGGCAGAAAACCAGAACAGATAACAAAAAAACAAGAGACGTCTTTCCGGGTAGCGAGTTTGTAATTGATTTTGTTAAGAAGGAAGCTGTGTGTCCTAATGGTAAAGAGATGATCTATTTGGGTGATGATTTCGAAACTAAAAGTGGACCCCACATGCGATTCCGAGGTTATTTGAAAGACTGCCGAGAATGCCCATTGCAAGAGCAATGTATGCAGAAAGAAGTCAAAAGTCAGGGGCGACAAATATCAGTTTTAATCGAATCGAAAAGAAGAGTGACACAGTTAGATAAAATGAAAAAGATCATCGATAGTGATGATGGTAAAAAAATGTATAGCAAGCGAATGTATACAATCGAACCGGTCTTTGGGAATATTTGTAGCAACAAAGGTTTAGACAAGTTGAGCTTGCGAGGGGAAAGCAAGGTGACGGCGCAATGGCAGTTGTATTGTATGGTACATAATGCCGAGAAGTTATGGAGGTATGCCACATAG